The genomic window CTTGTAGATGGTCTTGCTCTTTGTTTCGGGGGTGATCTTGGTATCCCCATTGATGTAGGCAATCTCCTTCACTTTTATCTTCAAGGCTAATGgagtgaggggaggggggagtgggatgagggagagagggagagagattGAGAGTTTTTTTCCCATTAGTGCACATAAAGAGGACCTGGGGAGGGAGGTGCTCTATTGCTAATTAAACTGTCAGGGCTGACAGAAGAGGCAGCAGGTGGCTCCATTTCTAAAGCCACAAAGGGCATGCAAGTCATTTCAGTTTGAATCAACCTTAGGACTGAGGGGTTTTTGggcttcttttctcctcttccccctccccctctttttccttcctttctaaattaatattttctccagcttttctccTGTTTGCAAACAGAGAGAGGGCAGCTTTGTTACGTTGAGCagcactctgttttttttttttttttttttttttttttttttttttttttttttctgggacgGGACCGTCTTCCTGAAACCCTAGAATATgaaggggaggtggggaggcGAGTACCTAAACCTAATCTGAAACCTGATCTCTGCTGTGGCTGAAAACTTCTAAACTTAATTTATTAGGTTGGAGAGGATTTTAGGCAAACCTGCAAGGAAATGATATTTCacatgcattgtttttttgaaagaataGATCCAGTGGAGGGCAAATTGGTCCAACAGCTGCATTCGATTTGGTGAAATAACTAGGAGGGGGATACAAGGTTCTTTAAGAATCTGTGGGGCATGTTTAGCTTTAGGAGGATTTATCTGAGTGCAATTTGCCAGGTCAAAGCTATTGGTTGTTTTAGCAATTATGTCCCACAAGCAGGGttccagtttgttttttgttttttttttttttttaaatatttaagaaaatctttTGAGTTATTGCAGATATTTATAGTACAAGTCTGTCTCCAGGTATAAACACTGACCTCTTATAAAAGGATTCCCCTCCCTATTCCCCTTTTCTCTTGAAATGCTAATGTGTGGATAATGTGCTGTTCAGTTGTCTGCGTTGAAGGGGCTTTCTTGTCCTCTTCTAACCCCAGATCTTCACATTAAGTTTATATCCCCAATTGTCTGTGCATTACCTTCTCTGTCAAATGATATATAGAGCTTCATTCTTAATCTGTGGATAAACTTTCTTTCTCGCTACACGGTGAGATTGGTCATGCAGCTCTTTCTCATGTGTCTAAGGGAAGCTTTGCTGTACCTCTCCCCAGGCAATAGTCTAGATGAaagattcctttttttcatttcactttctaTTCGTCTTGCCTGCAACATCCACATAAAAGAGCACTGCTTCGAAGCAGCGCACAGAAAAGGACTCTGACGGGGCCACTTTTTATTTGGAGACGCAATTTTGCGTTTCATGACCGGAACGGTCGGACGCAACGGGACGGACGGGTCCATCTGCAGACGAGACAAAGCCCTGCCTTTATTCAGGCACTTCTCTCTGATTCAGCCGGGAGTTTTACCTGCTCCTAATCCCTCAACTTTTAACCGAGGGGGTCTGCTTCCACTTACCAAAGTCATTTTTGCAGAGGTTTTCCACGATGTCGTTATCGTCCTCGTTTTTGTTCTTGCAGGCGTCGCAGACCTTGGGTGCTGGAAACGCAAGGGACAGTGCTCGTCAGGCTCGGGGAGAAAGGAACAGCAGGTGGCGTCGGGGACCCTTGGGGGAAACCTTGGCGGTTTTTCCATCCCTCGATGGACGGACAGGCAGACAGGCTGCGCGCCTTCTCCCACCCTGCGCTGCCTTTCCACTTGGCCGCCCCTCACCTCGGCGGCAAGCCGCTGGAGGGGGGCGCGCGGGCTGCTTTTGGGGTCACACCTAACCCTAAActtctgttgttgtttaaatGGGGAAAGACCCCAGCAGGGCGCTTGAAGCGCCGATCTTTGCGGGAAGAGGACGCCCCCGTTACCGGCTTGGGGAGCCCGAGTGCTGGTttgggggcaggctgggggctgcggagcggtgccagcctcagccccacagccccaactcgggggctgggggctcgggCACCGCGGCGGGGCTCAGCGGGGCTCCCCCGGACCCCCGAGCGTGTGGGGCAGCgcggggagggcagcagggggcTCTTACCTTCCCTGGTGACCGGCAGGATGTGGTCGCTGCTGGCCAGCGGGATGCAGAGGTCGTTGTCCTTGGGGAAGCGGCTGCAGTCCAGCATGTCGGGCCAGGGGAAGCCGAAGGCGGACATGACCGGGGCGCAGCTCTCCTTCACCTCCTCGCAGAGCGAGTGGCACGGCTGGATGATCTCGTCCAGGTCGTCGATGCAGACGGGGGCGAAGAGGGAGCAGAGGAACTTCCTGGTGTCGGGGTGGCACTGCTTCTGCACCAGCgggatccaggtggaggcctgctccagcacctcctgcaccgTTTCGTGCCCCAGCAGGTTGGGCAGCCGCATGCTCTGGTACTCGATGCCCCGGCACAGCAGCATCGGGGCGGGGATGGGCTTGCAGTTGGAGCGCTTGTAGGAGAAGTCGGGCTCCCCGAAGGGGAAGAGCCCGGCGGCCGAGCCCAGGCAGTGGgaggccagcaggagcagggcgcAGAGGCGGCGCTGCATCGCGGGGCGCTGCCGGGGCTGCTCGGGGTGCCGGGTGCCGGGGTGGCGAGGGGTCGGGGTGCCCGGGTATCGGGGTGCCGAGCGGGCCCCggccggggctgctgcctggcagaCGGGGACGGAGGCTCTGAGCGAGATGCGGGGGCAAACGGGAGTTTGCTGGATTTTTTGTATGCAAATGGCAGGGGGAGCGGGGGCTGGGAGGAGCCTGGTGACAGCCATCCAGAAAGGATTGGTCACTACtttcttgctctgcttttgctcaggggGATTGTCTTTTGGCAGGAAATCCTTGCGAGAAACGGTGCCGGGCGCGCACGGGGAAAGGGGGGAGAGAGCCCCGCGAACAAAGAGCCACCAAAGCCCTCGGAGCCCCTCGGCCGAGCAGGGGGGCTGCTCTCGGGTGCCGGGTGCTTGGAGGTGAGCTCTGCAGTTAAccagcctgccctgcagccGCAGGACCCTCCTCTGCCCCCCGGCCCGCCGTGCCCACGCTTGGTCCCTTCTCCTCCGGCGGTGATGCCGCCGGGGCCGCTTCCCCAAACCTGGGGCcgagccagcagctccccgggccCCCGGGGGTGCTCGCAGGGCGGGCAGCGGCTGCGGGATGCCGGCTCTCTCGGCACCCCCCCGCCGTGGCAGCGCCCCTCTCCGCAAGCTGAACCgagccccggctcccccctGCGAGGAGCagaggggtgctgctggcagagccggGCGATCCCCGgcgagctgcagcccctgggtgGCCTCCACCACAAAAGGAGGTTTCCCCTGAGTGTGTGTCCAAGGGCTTTTGACATCCCATCACCTGGCACGTTCTTCTGGGGCCAAGAGCGTGGGACTGGCCCCGCGCCCGCAGGCACGTCCCTGCCCCTTCGCTCCTGTCTTCACCTAGAAACTCCCTCCAAGAGTTATGTTGGTGTTG from Anas acuta chromosome 4, bAnaAcu1.1, whole genome shotgun sequence includes these protein-coding regions:
- the SFRP2 gene encoding secreted frizzled-related protein 2, with translation MQRRLCALLLLASHCLGSAAGLFPFGEPDFSYKRSNCKPIPAPMLLCRGIEYQSMRLPNLLGHETVQEVLEQASTWIPLVQKQCHPDTRKFLCSLFAPVCIDDLDEIIQPCHSLCEEVKESCAPVMSAFGFPWPDMLDCSRFPKDNDLCIPLASSDHILPVTREAPKVCDACKNKNEDDNDIVENLCKNDFALKIKVKEIAYINGDTKITPETKSKTIYKLNGLTERDLRKIVLWLKGGLQCTCDEMNDINVPYLVMGQKQAGELVITSLKRWQKGQRAFKRFSRSIRKLQC